The Fusarium falciforme chromosome 4, complete sequence genomic interval ATAGCGGCTCCAGTTCAAATGTGAAGGTATAGGGTAGCTGGCTCCTCTGTTGATGCCTTGCGCACGAGGCATCAGCTTCCTTACCCCGGACCTGCCAAGCTGGCTTCTACTTTCGGACTAGCGTGTCTCCTCGGCATCCATCTAGAGCTCCCACCTCTCCTCTGGTATACACACCCACACGCGCCCCTCAATCAGCTTTCGTCGGTGTTGCGACCGATTCCAACGCGCGCGCCGACTTACGCTCGTTTCTGGTTCCAATTGCTCAAGACTTTCCTTTTTTTAAAGATCCACGGTCACTCGGCTCAAAATGCCTACAGATGGGCACCACGAGGGGTTGGCTGAGCCGACCGGCGACGTTGAGATGACTGAGACCCAGAACACTCAGGATggcgaggagcaggagaaccCCAACGGGAGCGAGCTTCCTTTCGCCGATGCCGAAATCGCAGATCCTAGAGTCACATTTGCCAACTATCTTATGAGCCCGATCGTTACCCTGCTCATTGGATCAGGCGATCAATCAATTCTCACGGCGCATCAAGGCCTCTTGGCCCAGAGCCCTTACTTCAAGGAGATTTGCGACAGATTTGTCGAGGATGGCAGCGTCAGTGTCTAGTACCTTTGCGCCTTGTGATATGTCTAGTTTAGACCGTTAACACCCCGTAGCCGCGTCAGATCGAGCTCCCAGACTACGACATCGACACCGTCGGAAGCTTTCTCGAATTCCTCTACACTGGCGAATACTTCCCTAAGAAGCTCCCCGGCCAGCGCGTCCTCGAGTCGGACCCCTCGATCCCCTCGGTCGACAACAGCGGCGaccagctcctcaagcacGCCCGCATCTACACACTCGCCGAGAAGTTTGGCGTCTCGGGCCTCAAGGCTCTCGCTAGCTCCAAGATCCACTGCGTCAACTCGACTGCCAAGGGCGAGATCGCTTACGCCCGCTACGTCTATGCTTACACCAGCACCGACGATACCACCGTTCGCGCACCCATCGCGAGCTTCTGGGCTACCCGCTCCCATACACTGCGCGCCGAGGCCGAAGACGAGTTCAAGGCTCTGTGCTTGGAGCATCCCCAGTTCGGATACGATGTTCTCAGTACGTTCTCCTGTATAAAGATGCGCCCAGTGCTAACATATCTCAGCTCGCGTCTTGGACGACAAGCTCAAGAGAGAGCGCAACGACAAGATGCACCCTGCCACAAGCAGCGGCCGGAAACGCGCGCGACACAGCAGCGGCGGCTCACGCGCCGAGTAACCGCAAAAGCCACGTTGAGAGGGTGGAACTGGCCGGCATTAGGCCACTGGCGCATTTCCTGCTTTGTCTGATTGATTTTCTGGGATATTCGTTTCACCTACCGGGCGCAATGCTGTACTATAATTCGGGATTTACATCGGCTGCTAGATACGGCCGCTTCAAGATACGGATGTCATGGAACTTGACTCCTGAGGTTGTGAGTGGATAGCGCTGTTACTGATTCGTCTACAGTCGCGCCGAAAGGAGTTCACTACTGTTGATCTCAACCTCGAAGCACTTGGCGCGGGAACGTACAAGCCTCGGCGCGATCGATGACCAGAAGCGACAGACCAATTCATCCGCCCATGGCCACGCCGGCTATGACTGTCTCGGCTCGTCAGCGCAATAATTCCAGACGATCTCTTGATCTGATGTTTCTTGCGACAAGACGGGGACTATGATGTTTAAAGTGGTCCTTCATCCTTGGCATAGAGAGGTAGAAAGACTTGTAGGAGTGGACGAGCTGACTTTGCCAGCGATCTAGAGTACCATCTATCTGGTAAGGCACTGGAAGGTTACTCTCTGCTCCTGTTCGGCATGCTTTCCGAGATGCCTCTATACAAGGTGGCTGCGGTAGAGCTTCACTTTGAGACACAGAAGCCCCCCATATCTCGAAGGAGCATGGTAATGGGTAGAGGGACCTCCTCAATCTGAGAGACTCGTCGGAAGTCTAGGGGCCAAGCTCGTTGGCGATTCACACTGCATGAGAGTCCTGAAGTGGCTTGTTTGATGTGTACGTCGTAGATGTGTGAGGGTTGGCCTTGATAGAGGGATTATGACAACagtttaagatatattttctatGTCTGAGAGAAACCAAACGTCTTTTCAAAcatgtcctcatcctcagcgTCCACCTCGAAGTCGAAGCGTGTTACATCCTCCGCAAAAGGCCACAGATATTGACTCGTTACCCTGACACCAAGTTAATGCCTGCCCATTCTCATCGTAGGGTGCAACTCACCTGTGGTGCTCACTGCTAGCCTGATACTCTGCCAACGCAGCAGGGTCTTGGTGAAAGCTCAGCAGGGCAATCTGGTTGCCTTTGCTTCGTGCGATGGGGTCTGTAATGGACGGGCCGCCTACTACCAAGCGCTGATCCTTGACGCATGATAGACTTTTGAGTGTTTTGAGTTCTTTGACAAAGGTCTTTCGATGGGATTCATCGACATCAGGTCGGAATTTGAAGAGGACTGTTCAATGTCAGTGGTGAGAGGTGATGGAATAAGGCCGTAGGAGGTACCGATGTGAACCACAGTcatggttgttgatgatgtgtAGTTTTATGATTTACTGTTGTTATGTTGATTAGGAAGTCAAGTTCACTATGGTTGATCTTCTGTTCTTAAAGTGTGCACGCTTGAGTTGGTGTAGGCTGAGCGGAACAAACCCGCGGGTTGCCTGACGGAGAATGCCCGTGGCCACTATGGGGACAACTCGCCGGCCTCTGGAACCTACCATGAGCTCCGAAATGACTCATATGACAATTCTCTAAGTACTGTAGCTGTTAAACATAGTTCGTTTTCGCTCTCAAGGATAGGGGATTCTTTGCTGCCAGGTGTCTTCCTCATGCATGAGATTCGTCTGGTCACATAGCGATATAAGAAGTGTATTTATTGCCATGATCAATAACGGGTGTACGCCTGAATAGTTTTCTGGTATTGATACATGATTCCAACCAATGATTTAACTCTACATCAACTATCAATCCTTCATTGTGACCAAAGTGTCTGCAGAAACCTTCCTCGCCTCCTCATTCAAAGCATCAATCTCAGCCTGCACAAGCGGAATCCCattctcctccctctccttctgGGCCAACTGCTCAATCTCGCCCGGAAAATAGATTCTCTCTACACCGGCTGCCTTATCTGAACCCACCACCCTCTCGTACAGATACTCCATCCTCTCGCGGAACTCGTCCAAGCTCATGAATAGATCTGGCTTGATGGCGACTAGAAAGTGGCCGACGTCTGCGGGTTTGGATGGGTCGTAGGGGTTTGTGACGTGCCCGGCAAAGGCCGAGCCAGAGAGCACGCCAGAGAAGACGTCCATCATTATGGATAGGGCGGAACCCTTGGGTCCTCCCATGGGGAGCATGACGCCTCCGAGGGCAGCCTCCGGGTCATCGGTTGGGCGTCCTTCGGAGTCGAGGGCCCAGTCGGATGGAATCTTTTCGCCGCGTCGCTTGGCTTTGTAGATCTTGCCTCGAGCTGCTACTGAGGGTGccatgtcgaggatgaagtTCTCCATGGGGCCTTTGCCTGGTGCACCACAGGCGATGGGAGATACACCCATGAGCTTACTCTTGCCGCCCCAGGCAGGTAGAGCAGGGCTTGAGTTTGTGAATACAAGACTCATCATGTCTGCGTCGAGAGCCTGCTGAACAACCCAAGCACTCATACCAAAGTGATTCGAATGCTTGATACTAGCCATGCCAATACCAAACACACGAGCAGACTCAATAGCAGCAGCCATACCCTTATAGGCTGCAACAAAGCCAAAGCCATTCTTCCCGTCAACTTGGGCAACAGCCGGCGTCACTTGATTCACGACAGGCTGTGCGCTGGCGTTGAGTACGCCCTGGCGGATGCGCTCCATGTACGAGGGGATGCGGTTCATGCCGTGGGTGTCGACGCCGCGGAGGTCGGCGGCGACGAGGCAGCgggcgatgatggcggcatTCTCTTCTGGGACGCCGTTGCCTTTGAGGATGTCTTGGACTAGGCGTCGGGCTTCTGAGGCGGCGACGTGGATTTTGAGGGATTCTTCTGGGGGTTGAGATGCCATTGTGGGGATGAggagttgaagatggaggtTGGTGGATGGATTGGTTAAACAGGGAAGAGGTAGAGAGTTGTCTTGAACAAGTGGTTGTAATTATGGAATCAGTTAATAACGAATAGTATTTGTTTTAATTGAACGAGCGTTCAATGGTTTTATTTCATCGTGAACTGGGTCAATTGATTATCCTCTACCTAAACCACGCGGCGTTTTTCCGTCTCGCCTCCAACCTCTGACGGCATCTCCCCGCTCCCATCGGAGTTTCGCCACTCCATCTTCCActcttcaacaacagcacCTGCAGCtactcatccatccaccaaTAATAACACACCCGCAAATAGATTCCCAAAGATGCCGGAAGACGACAGTTCCAGTGGGCCGCGGACCCGAAAACGGAATCAGCTGGGACGGAGAAATCCCAGGCTGCGCATGGCGTGTCTCCGCTGCCAGCGACGCAAGATACGAGTACGTTGAAAAGTCTAGTGTCTGGGATATGGAACTGATGAGTTTAGTGTGATGGAGAGTTGCCGTCGTGTAAAAATTGTCGAAATGCTGGTGCGGCTTGTACAGACGGAGAAAGCGCCCGATTGAAGGATCTGCCTAGGGAGTAGGTCAAGCGTGCCGTGGTTATTCCTATGTTAACGTCAAGGTAGATACATTTCGACTCTGAAGCGCCGTATATCTTGGCTAGAGGGTATCGTACGCTCAAGATGCCCTGATGTTGATTTATCCCAGGAGCCGCCTCCTGAGATTAGAGAAGCCTCGAGTGAAGCTGCTCTGGATGATACCACAGATACCATACTACACTCTCCTTCTGCTTTGCAGACCCAGGACTATACGGAGGAAGTCAACGAAACAATTACAGAACCAAATAATCAGCCTGTTAGGTCGGCTCCTGGGCCTACAGGGGCTGGTGCCCTGTCTCATGAGATTGGACTGGTGTCTCTGGGGACGAACCAAGACCCAAGATACATCGGCCCTTCGAGCGGCTATTTCCTGGCGCGAGTGATGCTCAACTCGGCCTCGAAGCAGGATGAGAGGCTAAGCCGATCAGGCCGCGATACCCCTTTTCCCACCAAACTCGTTGAGGCGATCCAAGGGCCTCTGCCTCTTCCCGCTCGAGATATGGCCAAGCAGTTGTGCGATGCCTACTTTGACGCGATACACCTGCAGTACCCTATCCTTCATCGGCCTACATTCTTAAAGATGTTGGATCAGGCATATGAGCAGGAAGAAAAAGACCCTGTTGTTGCCTTTCAAGTATTCATGGTTCTGGCCATAGGGGCTACTGTACTATCCGGTCGGCTCAGGGCTCGCATCCCAGCAGAATCATACTGCCTGTCTGCCCTACAGCATTTGGAacagctcaacctcgagaacTCTCTACAAGGCGTTCAGTgccttctcctgctcctcgtcttcaCTATTCATAGCCCCTTTGTCCGCCTGAATGTGTGGTACCTCAACTATCACTGCCTCGCTGCCCTGCTTGACCTGGGCCTCCAGCGCAACATTAACATTGGCTCTGGGATATCTTTGCTGGAGCAGGAGATGCGCGCCCGCATATTTTGGGTCATTTTCTCTTTTGATCGGATTATTGCAACCATGATGGGCCGTCCTATTGGTGTGAGGGATGAGGCGTGCGAACTTCGTGTAAGTGGAAGCTGACAGGCAAACTGGGCCTTGACTAACCAGGATAGATGCCTCAAGGGTTGAGCGACAATGAGTTTGGCGACGTAAACCAGTCACGGCTTCCAGAAActgagaaggagatggactTTGCAATGCATCTCTTCAAGGCGGCCAAGCTCAACTCGGAGATCAAGTATGTTGCCAACAGCATCATCAGAGACTCGCCTAGTTACGCATACCCCCCAGTCATCGACATCAATGACTGGCAAATATCTATGCTGCGTCAGTTGGATGAGTGGGCAAGCCAGATTCCTGTCTCTCCCAACGCGCCATCCGAATTCTATCTGAGAACGACCTGTCAGCTGCGCTATCACGGTCTGAGAATGCTTCTCCTCAGACCCAGTCCCGCCATACCCAAGCCTTCCAGTGAGGCTCTGGTACAGTGCCACCAGAGTTCTCGTGAGAGCATCAAGTTGTTTGACAGCTTGTACAAGAAGAATCTTTTGGTGCACAGTTGGGTGACTTTTCACGCTCTCGTTCTTAGCACCATCACCTTGCTATACTGTATCAAAGTGGTACCTGAGATTGCTCGTGATACTGAGATTGATGTTTTGATGGGAGATCTAAGCATTTCTCTGAGTGTGCTGAGCGCCACTGGTGAGCATTGGTCAGGGGCAAAACGAAGCCGGGATATCTTGGATGAGCTGGGAAGATCAACGATTCGATGGCTACGAGACAGAAATGGGCAGTTTAGCGTTACAAACAGTCGTGGAGCTACAGAAGGGCCCGTCATCACGTCTACGCAAACCACATTGGCAGGCTTGGATGTTGGCATCTCCTATCCCAACACTACGCTGTCAATGAGCAACAACGAGAGCATGAACGCCTTCAGCGGAAACGCATTTGAAGACTTTCTCATGAACGATACATTTGCCGAATACTTTGAAGCGACGGATTCCATCAACGTCGACACTATAGTCCGAGACCTTTTCCAGGACTTTATACCCACATACCCAAGTATATAACAGACATCAACAACTTTCATGATCGAGGCGGCCCATCGGCCGTCAAAAAGTCAAAGTCTGCTCCTGCCTCTGCTTGGTTCACATGTCGCATGTACAGTCCCCGATAACCTCTCATTCCTTCTCTCTTCACCCACGGTGCTGCGGCGCCTTCGCTCGCGGCAAAGGTCTTTTTCCTCTCTTGGATTCTTTGGGCGATTTCTTCGTCTGACAGATCAACTGAGAGTATCCTCTTCTCAACATCGCAGGTGATCAGGTCGCCATTCCTGATTATTCCCAGCACTGAATCGGGGTTGGCCGATTCTGGTGAGATATGAAGACCGATGGTTCCGCCTGCTGTACCACTCATGCGGCCGTCTGACAGACGGAGCATATCCAATACTCCTTGTGAAGCGATCTTTCTGGGGATTGGGATCATTCCAGCCTCTGGCATGCCTGGGTTGCCGATGGGTCCGATACTCTGAAGAACGAGAACACTATCTGGCGTCACCTCCAGATCAGGGTCGTCTACTCTCTCTGCGAGGTCTGCCGAGTTGGCAAAGACGACCGCTCGGCCAGAATGCTGGAGGAGACGTCTGTACTTGGAGGCACTGGCTTTCATGACGGCACCTCCTGGGGCTAGGTTGCCTCTCAACACGACGAGTGATGATTTCGGGTAGAGGGGCTTGTCGAAGGGCTGGATGACGCTGAGCTCTCTTGGTACGGGGATGAGAGAGTTTTGAGCTATTTCTTGACCAAGCGTTCGCCCGGTTACTGTCATGGCGTCAAGGTAGAGAAGAGGCTTGAGCTCATGGAAGAGGGCAAGCATGCCACCTGTGGATGTCAGTCTCTGGTCAACTATTGAGATGTAAAGGACAAACCTGAATTGTGGAAATCAGTCATGTAATTGTCGCCACTGGGCTTCAGATCAACCAGCAACGGCGTCCTTCGGCCAATCTCGTCAACAGTGTCCAGAGTGATGGTGCCAGCCACCTTTGGATGACGTCCGATGATGGCCATGAGATGCACAACAGCGTTGGTTGAACCACCAATAGCCTGAAGAACAatgatggcgttgagaaACGACTCGCGCGTTAACAAAGTTTGCGGCCGAAGCTGGTCGAGATTTTTGCATGCAGCTACAGCGTGTCCTCCTGtggcctcggcgatgcgGAGACGAGTAGCTGAGACTGCGGGAGCTGTGGCGCCTGCGAAAGGCATCATGCCGAGACCGACGAGGATACAGGCCATGGTGCTTGCTGTGCCCATGACACCACATGTTCCACCCTGAGAGCCAATGAGTTTGTGGGCACGAGTTGAGATGGGTTGAACTTACAGTCGGTGCCAGCTCATCGTTGATAGCTGAAATATCCTCAATATCGATGGCGCCAGCTCTGTACTTTGCCCAGTTGTTACGACAGTCGGTACAAGCTCCGATTCTCACACCTCGATGACTTCCTGGCATCATGGGGCCTGTgacaagatggaggatgggCTTGTTTGCTGAGATGCCTCCCATCAACTGAGCAGGCGTGGTCTTGTCGCAACCTCCAATCAACACGACGGCATCACAAGGTTGAGCACTGATCATCTCCTCAGTATCCATACTCATCAAGTTTCTCAAATACATGCTCGTCGGGCTCGAGAAAGACTCATGTATACTGATGGTAGGAAAGTCAATCGCCAATCCGCCGTTAAGCTGCACGCCTCTCTTGACGGCGTCTATCAGCTGCGGAATATTGGCATGGCACGGGTTGAAGCTCGAGTATGTGTTGACGATGCCGATGATGGGTCTTGAGAGCGCATCTTCGCTGTACCCGAGGGCCTTGATAAAGACCTTGCgcaggaagagagagaagtgAGGGTCTCCGTATGAGGCGAGGCCCTGGCGGAGGCCTACCTTGGAGGTTATGGGGGTGTCGAGGTCGTAGTCTGGGTTGATGTCTGCCATTTTGATGTGTATTTTGTTGCGAGTGTAGATTGGGATTTGAGTAGTAAAAGAGCTGGCCTATCATGGCTTATGTATTACACCCCCCAAATGACGTTTCTTGCAAGTGTCGCCGTGAGTTGCAGACGGAGGAGCTCCGCATCCTCGGTGATCACGCAATCCTGCCGACGGAGAAGTTCCGACAGGACACAAGAAACCCGTTGGAAATGATGGAAAATGGCCATCATGTGCAGCTTATAACTGCATCGTTCGGCGCCTTTGAAAAGATGGCCGCCAATCATTATTTTGTGTCTCGCTTGTCATTTCCTTTTCCGTCTCCGTCATGTTGGATTTGCACGGAAAAGTCGCTCTTGTTGTCGGCCTCGGGCAAACTGGTGCCGATGGATGGGGCATTGGTGCTGCATGCGCCGTGTTACTCGCGAGAAGAGGAGCTGTTGTCTTTGGAGGAAACAGGACTGTCGCTTCAACTTTCAAGACAAAGGAGACGATTGAAGCTGAGGGGGGACGGTGCGATGTCGTGGCTACCGATGCCACGGATAACGCCTCGGTGAAGAAGCTCGTTGATGCTTGCCTCGAGATGCATGGACGGATTGATATCCTGGTTACGAGCGTTGGACAGAGTCAACCTGGGGATCCGGCAAGTTTGAAAGAGGAGGTTTGGGATGCGCAGATGGACATCAACTTGAAGAGCGTGTACCTCGCCTGCCATCACGTCCTACCCATTATGGAGAAGCAACCAACAGGAGGATCAATCGTGTGCATATCCTCCATCGCAGGACTCCGATACATTGGAAAACCCCAAGTCGCATACAACACAGCCAAAGCGGCCATCCTCCAATTCGTCAAGACAACAGCCGTTATATACGCCCCCAAAAAGGTCCGCCTCAACAGCGTCGTCCCAGGCCTCATGGATACACCCTACACAAAGAGTCTAGCGGATAGGTTCCCGCAGGAAGGAGGATACGAGGCGTTTTGCGAGATGAGGAATGGACAGGTTCCGATGGGGAGGATGGGGGATGCGTGGGATGTTGCGAATGCGGTTTTGTTTCTTGCTTCTGAAGAGGCGAGGTATATTACGGGGCAGAAGATTGTTGTAGATGGGGGGATTACTTGTTCGACTGGGAGGGTTTGAGGGCGAAGTCTATAGTTGTATTGATCTTTATGCCATCCGTCTCGTCACCTTCCGTGTTATATCTATGTCGCCTCTAGGCATCTTCCATATCTTCCATGTTTCTTTCAACATTCTTCTATAGCGATGTCCCATCTCATGACTTGTCCGTCTTTGCTGAGCTCTGCCTCACATACTTTGTATGCTGCCCAACAGTAACAGGCGTCAAACTCCCATCCTCCCCAACCTTGGAAATCCGAATAGTCGAAAAAGCCATGCTCCCTCCAACCTTGTCCGCAGTAGACACAATCTCAACCGTATCCCCAACCTTTGCCGTGCTGAGATAGCTGATGTGCATATCAACGCTCGCCCCCGTCGTCTCCCTCAGATCCCAAGACGCAATGGCAAGACCCGTCACAAAGTCGATGATTGTCGCCGATACGGCGCCGTGCAGACCTCCTCTGCTGTTGACGTGGTTGGCGTTTAGGACCATTTGAGTTGTTACTGTTCCTTGTGTGGCGCTGATGAGTTTGACGGGGGACATTATGAAGTTGTAGATGGGACTCTTTTCGAGGAGGCGGTCCATTAGGCCCTGGACGTGAGCTGTTCTTTCGACTTCTGATGTGGTGACATCTGGTGTTTGAATGCGGGTAGAGGGTGTTTCAGAAGACATGATGACTCAATGTTGTATTGTTGATATCTTTAAGATGTGGTTTCTCTTGCCATTAAGTAGGTTGGTGACGGTGAGAATTTCTCACGGACAATTCCCGGCCCCCATTCAAGAATACCCTCCCTTTCCCGCATATCATATCCCACCCTCAACCATCACTCTTTCTCAACCTTTTCAAAAACATCCTTCAGATAATCAAAAGCCCCAATAGGGACTCCCTGCGCACGCATAATACAATACGCAGAAGTGAGATGAAAGTGAAAGTTGGGCAGCACAAACTCAGAGACGTATCTCTGCCCCGTGAAGCGAAAGTTGCCCATCCCCGTCTCCATGATTATCTCTTGGTCTTCCTTTCCGTTGATGCAGGCTAGGTCTACGGACTCGAGGATCTCGATTGTGCGGTCAATGCGGGCGTGCAGCTCTGTAAAGGTTGTTTCGGTGT includes:
- a CDS encoding 4HBT domain-containing protein → MSSETPSTRIQTPDVTTSEVERTAHVQGLMDRLLEKSPIYNFIMSPVKLISATQGTVTTQMVLNANHVNSRGGLHGAVSATIIDFVTGLAIASWDLRETTGASVDMHISYLSTAKVGDTVEIVSTADKVGGSMAFSTIRISKVGEDGSLTPVTVGQHTKYVRQSSAKTDKS
- a CDS encoding Stress-response A/B barrel domain-containing protein, translated to MTVVHIVLFKFRPDVDESHRKTFVKELKTLKSLSCVKDQRLVVGGPSITDPIARSKGNQIALLSFHQDPAALAEYQASSEHHRVTSQYLWPFAEDVTRFDFEVDAEDEDMFEKTFGFSQT
- a CDS encoding Zn(2)-C6 fungal-type domain-containing protein, producing MPEDDSSSGPRTRKRNQLGRRNPRLRMACLRCQRRKIREPPPEIREASSEAALDDTTDTILHSPSALQTQDYTEEVNETITEPNNQPVRSAPGPTGAGALSHEIGLVSLGTNQDPRYIGPSSGYFLARVMLNSASKQDERLSRSGRDTPFPTKLVEAIQGPLPLPARDMAKQLCDAYFDAIHLQYPILHRPTFLKMLDQAYEQEEKDPVVAFQVFMVLAIGATVLSGRLRARIPAESYCLSALQHLEQLNLENSLQGVQCLLLLLVFTIHSPFVRLNVWYLNYHCLAALLDLGLQRNINIGSGISLLEQEMRARIFWVIFSFDRIIATMMGRPIGVRDEACELRMPQGLSDNEFGDVNQSRLPETEKEMDFAMHLFKAAKLNSEIKYVANSIIRDSPSYAYPPVIDINDWQISMLRQLDEWASQIPVSPNAPSEFYLRTTCQLRYHGLRMLLLRPSPAIPKPSSEALVQCHQSSRESIKLFDSLYKKNLLVHSWVTFHALVLSTITLLYCIKVVPEIARDTEIDVLMGDLSISLSVLSATGEHWSGAKRSRDILDELGRSTIRWLRDRNGQFSVTNSRGATEGPVITSTQTTLAGLDVGISYPNTTLSMSNNESMNAFSGNAFEDFLMNDTFAEYFEATDSINVDTIVRDLFQDFIPTYPSI
- a CDS encoding BTB domain-containing protein; this translates as MPTDGHHEGLAEPTGDVEMTETQNTQDGEEQENPNGSELPFADAEIADPRVTFANYLMSPIVTLLIGSGDQSILTAHQGLLAQSPYFKEICDRFVEDGSPRQIELPDYDIDTVGSFLEFLYTGEYFPKKLPGQRVLESDPSIPSVDNSGDQLLKHARIYTLAEKFGVSGLKALASSKIHCVNSTAKGEIAYARYVYAYTSTDDTTVRAPIASFWATRSHTLRAEAEDEFKALCLEHPQFGYDVLTRVLDDKLKRERNDKMHPATSSGRKRARHSSGGSRAE